A part of Aegilops tauschii subsp. strangulata cultivar AL8/78 chromosome 2, Aet v6.0, whole genome shotgun sequence genomic DNA contains:
- the LOC120973240 gene encoding uncharacterized protein, translating into MMLESTRGQKFCEKKTIQTLATLFDSWPGMDNDISSCNKIYLPYASIGRYILYVIEKEARRLYILDPIQTSQSLEEKKLRHALKLKSFARDFKEALEIKLPGWNYDISKWQRLFPFGVPTSIDGNVSGYFVFHFMLWWNGKELVKPICTDGYELRKQFLLHLLKHRGNEAKGNFPDIVKELLKRII; encoded by the exons ATGATGCTAGAGTCAACACGAGGTCAGAAGTTTTGCGAGAAGAAAACTATCCAGACGTTGGCAACATTATTTGATAGCTGGCCTGGGATGGACAATGACATCTCATCGTGCAACAAG ATTTATCTTCCCTATGCATCCATCGGCCGATACATCTTGTACGTCATCGAGAAAGAGGCACGTCGTCTATATATTCTGGAtcctattcaaacatcacaatcGTTAGAGGAAAAAAAATTGAGGCATGCACTGAAATTAAAAAGTTTTGCAAGGGATTTCAAAGAAGCACTCGAAATAAAGCTGCCTGGTTGGAATTATGATATATCTAAATGGCAACGTTTATTTCCATTCGGTGTTCCAACCAGTATAGACGG GAATGTGTCTGGctattttgtttttcattttatgcTCTGGTGGAATGGTAAAGAATTGGTCAAGCCGATTTGCACG GATGGGTATGAATTGAGGAAGCAGTTTTTATTACACTTGTTAAAACATCGTGGGAATGAAGCTAAAGGAAACTTTCCTGATATTGTGAAAGAATTACTTAAGCGCATCATCTAG